The Streptomyces durmitorensis genome contains the following window.
CGTCCCGGACTCCAACACCCGTCGCGTTCGCCTCCCGGCCCTCGTCGGCCTCGAAGTGGTCCTCCACCGCGGGGAAACACAGTCTCTCCATACCAGGACCCAACTGCGGCTCTGCCGACGGGGATTCCATGAGGCGGACGCTGACGGTCACCCGGCGTCACGTGGGGAACTCGCCCAACCAGCTGCGCTGCAGCAGATGCTTCGGCAGGTACTCCGACTCGACGTCAATCGGAATTCCCCCGTCGTAGGCAAGGCAAGCGATAGCCAGCGGCCCCAAGGCGATGCTTCCATCAATGTCCGCTTCCCGAACCTCGTTCAGCGTCCAGTAGGTCTTGTGCAGCTTCAAGGCTTCCCATAGGGCGGGACTGAACCCCTCCTCATTCTTGCGTACGAAGTGGTAGAAGAGGCTGATCGGTGGGTACAGCAGACCATCCAGGAGGTCGCGCGGGGCGATTCGCGCGACGGCAGGATCCGACGCCTGGAACGTAGCGGTGAGTTTCTCCACCAACCCGGCCCGGCGCAGCCAGTACGTCTGCAGGGTGTCTATCCAGTGATAGATGTACTCGTCATACTGTCCCTCGGGTGCACGCAGTCGCTCCAAGGGGATCTCGCACAGCTGCGTCATCCGCGCCTGATCACGGCAGATGACGGCCAGCCAGAACGCCGTCAGCCATTTTCCCGCATCGGCAGTTGACATCAGGCCCACGGCTGGAAGCGTCCGCATCTTCCGGTTGATGCGGCACTCGACGGAGCCCTCGCCCGTCGCGGTCACGGCGAACAAGGCTGATCCCAGTTGCATCGCGTTAACGGTGGCCTCCCATGTCTCCAACGCCGCCGCTCGGGGATCGACGACACAGCGAGCGCCCAACACCAGCAGCCCGGTGTCGAAATGTGAGTCGATCAAGCTCGCGGAACCAGCGGAGTCCGCAAGGTGATCGATGCCGTTCACCAAGTGTGCGCTGAGGCGCTCCGCCAACTGCCCGGCGTCAGGTCCTGCCGACAGGTCATGCCGGGCCATGTGTTCGCTCACGGAAGGGTTCCCTTGCTGATATCGAAGTGTTGATGCGACCGGGGACGCCGCGTCGTGGCGTCGTGTCGCTTCCTTCATTTATGTCACGCATCGGCGCGTGACAGGAGCCAGTGGTTATGAAGGCCAAGCACAGCGAAGCCCAGCAAGGGGACGCCAACATGAGTCGCAGAGCGGACAGTCACACCGAACCCCTCTGGAGTCGAACTGCGCTGCGGCGGGCTGCATGTAACCGTGCAGCGTGTGCCTGTCTGGCTCGTCTCGCTGATCACCACGGCCGCACTGGGAGTACGACCGCGAACGTATCGATGGCTTCGACTACGACATGGGCGCGGCCCTCATCGGATCCGCTGACGCCGCGAACGCGTCGGAGCTGATGACGGTGCTCAAGGCATGGGGCGTGTGGGTCGACCTCTTCGCCCAGCCCTGGGACACCGACGATCCCAAGCAGACAAAGGTCACCTGCTGGGGCTGTCAGCTCGTGCAGCCGCTCGGCAGGGGTTGCCCATCCCGGTGTGGTAGCGGGCCGTTGGTGTTCTCGTTCGAGCAAGAGCGTCGACCAGGGTTCCGACGGCGGAGCCGTTGTCCTTCGGCCCTGAGCCACTGTCCAGATCTCCCGGATCTTGAAGTTCATAGCGTCCCCTGAACTGGGGTGTTGTGACGGCCACTAGAACGGAAGCCAAAGCGCCTCTGGCCTGAGTGCAGTTCCATTGAGGCCCTAACGGTCGGCCTTGGCGTCGAGGCTGCCCAGGATGAGGTCGGTCAGCGCGGTGACCGCTTCGCCGTCGGTTGCCCGTTCTCGGTTCAGCTCGGCGGCAATCGCCTCGGCCGCGCCCAGTATGCCGACGCAGCGCAGCCGGAGGGCTTGGGGCGGGAGGCCGGAGTACGGCAGCAGCGCTGTGGCCATCAAGTCCGTGTAGCTGTCCGTCAACTCGTGCTGGACCGCCTCCATTTCCGGGTTCCCTTTGAGCGCGGCGGAAATGGCGCTGAGCTCCGGCATGTCAGTGGCGCAGGCGAAGTAGGCGGCGCTGATGACGCGTGCGACCTCGCCGATGTTGGGTGCGGCATCCTGCAACGCCTGTGTGATCGCGGCCCGGTGGTGTTCGTCCAGCCGTCGGTAGAGCGCGAGCAGCAGGCCCGGGCGGGTGGCGAAGTGGCCGTATGTGATCGGTCTGCTCACCCCGGCTGCTTCCGCGAGGGTGACCAGCGTCAGACCGTCCGTCCCGTGGGTACGCACGATCGCCACCGCGGTGTCGAGCAGTTGCTCCCGCCTGGCCTGCTTGGACAGGCGGGTCGGTGTGGTGGCCATGGTCCTCCCTTGCGTTCGCGTCCGAATCTAAGCTACAAAACGTAGGTTACAAAATGTAGCTTCACGGATGTGATGTGAGGGGAACCCACAGTGGGACAGTCGGAATCGGTACTGATATTGGGCGGTACGGGACAGGCGGGCGCGGGGGCCGCTGCCTTCCTGCGCCAATGGCACCCGGCATTGCCGCTGACGATCGCGGGCCGTGACCTCGAGCGTGCGCAGCGGGTGGCCGACGAACTGGGCGCCGCAACGGCCGTGACCACCGATCTGCTGCGCGCCGATCTCGGCCTCCCTGCCGATCACCACTACTCCGCGGTGGTCGCCGCGCTATGGGACGACCACTTGCACGGGCTGCGGTACGCGCAGCATCGCGGGCTGCCCTACCTCAGCATCTCCAGTGGTCTGACAGACATCGCGCCGGAGGTCGTCGCGGGCGCCCAACGGGCAGGCGCCGCACCGATCCTGGTGGCCAGCCACTACTGCGCCGGTACCGTCGTCCTCGCGGCACTGCACTCGGCCCGGCAGTTCGACCGGATCGACACCATCCGGATCGGTGCCGTCCTGGACGAACTGGACACCGGCGGACCGGCGGGAAGAGCGGATCTGCAGAGATGGTCCACCGCCACCTCGGCGGGACTGGTGCGCCGAGACGGCGTCTTCACCTGGATCAACGGCCCCGACGCACAGACGGATGTACGCAGTACCGACGGCACGGTCCTGCCCGGCCAGAGCATCGCCATCCTCGACGTACCAAGTCTCGCCCTCGCGACGGACGCGCCGAACGTCCGCTTCGACTTCGCCGTCGGCGAATCCGCGGGCCGGCGCCGCGGCGAGCCCGCTTCCTTCGAGGTCCGGCTCGACCTCGAAGGAGCGCACCGAGGCGGTGCACCGATCAGTACGAGCAGCTACCTGGTCCACCCGACAGGGCAGCGCCCCTTGACCGCAGTCGGCATCGCACTCGGCATCGAGCGATTGCTCGCGCTGCGCGGCGACGCCGTCACGCCGGGCATCCACACTCCTGAGGCACTCATCGACCCGGCCTATGCGGTCGAGCGGATGGCCGAGACC
Protein-coding sequences here:
- a CDS encoding saccharopine dehydrogenase; the protein is MGQSESVLILGGTGQAGAGAAAFLRQWHPALPLTIAGRDLERAQRVADELGAATAVTTDLLRADLGLPADHHYSAVVAALWDDHLHGLRYAQHRGLPYLSISSGLTDIAPEVVAGAQRAGAAPILVASHYCAGTVVLAALHSARQFDRIDTIRIGAVLDELDTGGPAGRADLQRWSTATSAGLVRRDGVFTWINGPDAQTDVRSTDGTVLPGQSIAILDVPSLALATDAPNVRFDFAVGESAGRRRGEPASFEVRLDLEGAHRGGAPISTSSYLVHPTGQRPLTAVGIALGIERLLALRGDAVTPGIHTPEALIDPAYAVERMAETGAVFIDAPGDS
- a CDS encoding TetR/AcrR family transcriptional regulator, with the protein product MATTPTRLSKQARREQLLDTAVAIVRTHGTDGLTLVTLAEAAGVSRPITYGHFATRPGLLLALYRRLDEHHRAAITQALQDAAPNIGEVARVISAAYFACATDMPELSAISAALKGNPEMEAVQHELTDSYTDLMATALLPYSGLPPQALRLRCVGILGAAEAIAAELNRERATDGEAVTALTDLILGSLDAKADR
- a CDS encoding immunity 49 family protein, which produces MSEHMARHDLSAGPDAGQLAERLSAHLVNGIDHLADSAGSASLIDSHFDTGLLVLGARCVVDPRAAALETWEATVNAMQLGSALFAVTATGEGSVECRINRKMRTLPAVGLMSTADAGKWLTAFWLAVICRDQARMTQLCEIPLERLRAPEGQYDEYIYHWIDTLQTYWLRRAGLVEKLTATFQASDPAVARIAPRDLLDGLLYPPISLFYHFVRKNEEGFSPALWEALKLHKTYWTLNEVREADIDGSIALGPLAIACLAYDGGIPIDVESEYLPKHLLQRSWLGEFPT